ggccaaaagcctgcaatcaagtgactgggaagtgcaagggaggcggtttgtagtcgcctccaacaaataagctccacatgtccactccacATGAttggaagttctcccagaaactcatgggactagaggcttgcaacctgcccgtgggttttaaaattttatgcaaaacacagtaatagataagagtctcctgattccggaggaaagcctggtacggtagcgccaggtgggacggggttgcaggagtcatgtaggccaccgaaacggaaaaggactaggatggcgatctgtacttataacgcacgtacgcttgcatcggaagcggccatcgaagatctgataatgcaagccaagaagatcaagtacgacgtcatcggactgaccgagacgagacgacgtcaccctctcaacgccgtatatgagactggagaagaactgtttttaggaacatgcgacagtagaggtgttggtggagttggcgtcttcgtcaacacgagtatggcaaagaacatcgactctttcgaacaacttacgacccgaatcggacgtctgcggatgagaagatgtggtccaacaccagctttgactatcttcgtcgcttacgctccaacatcaagctacgaagaagtagaagtcgaagctttctaaatagatctggagaagttctatcgagaagatcatgccttctacaaggtcataattggcgatttcaacgccaaagttggcccaagaagaacgccggaggaacttcacatcgggacccacggcctacaatggaatgaccagggggagaggctctccgagaaAGCCGCCCAGTTcagagggagaaatcccaggactatcatcaactgggatctcttcgctacgttagccggcttttgggaagattccgcaatggacaacatcaacgaggaatatgaccggctcgttgaacaccttcagaCTGTGCGatgaaggctgagagttttaaaactatcaagagacgcctgtctcttcaaactcttgagctgatacgccagcgtggagcagcacgagccgcagggaacaaagaactcacgtccgagctcgcaaggctttgcagagaggcgataaaggaagaccttaaagagagaagagcagaagtgttggctgaagctgcagaggaggggaaaagcatccgctatgcccgtcgagacttcgccagtcgcaagacgaggatgactgctctccggaacccaaagggaacagccattacatcgagaagggggatggagaaaatcatctacgacttctactctgatctcttcgacagccatgtccacttgcctcctcaccacctgagggaagatggacaagtcattctagaggttctcccgtccgaaatacgacatgctatcatgtcggtaagaaatcgtacggcacccggtcccgacagaataagaccagaacacctgaagagccttccgccaggactcatcaacaccctggcgaggctctttacacgttatctgtcggaatgccaggttcctaaacagtggaagaccagcaagaccgtgttgttgtataaaatagggagatccacatgacatcggcaactatcgtccaatctgcctactgtccgtcggATCggaagagtgatccttaataggattgaaaaagtcctggatgaaggacagccatgcgagaaagcagggtttcgaaaaggattcagcacgattgaccacattcacactgtttcgaaactcatcgaggtatcacgagagtacaagatgccgctctgtctcaccttcattgaCTTAAAGAAGgtcttcgactcagttgaaacggaagcggtcgtgaaagccttggacaaccaaggcgtccctactcagtacataaagatacttcgagagttgtacagtaacttcacgaccggaatttcgccattctacaagaacatcatcattgacgtgaagaggggggtccgacagggtgatacaatttcacccaaaatattcacagccaccctcgagaacgcaatgcgaaagttggaatgggacgacatgggagtgaaggttgatggtcggcagctacactatatgcgctttgctgatgacatcgtactgataacacctagcatcagccggaacgaatgctgaccggattcgacgaaacatgtggatgcatcggtgttcagctgaatctacaaaagacgatgttcatgcggaacggatgggtctcggatgccccattcacgctgaacggaacgaacatatccgaatgcaccagctacgtttatctggtccgggaactgaacatgatgaacgacctgacccccgagctgggcaggaggagacgagcggcttggggagcgtacaagagcatcgaggatgtagtgaagaagaccaggaacacccggctccgtgctcacctcttcaacaaaccgtacttcctgctttgacctatgcttcggaaacctgggcatttcgcaagcaggaagaaaacgcggtgagcgtcattgaacgcgcaattgagagagtgatgctaggagtatcccgtttcacgcaagtgagggacgggattcgaagttctctcctacgtcagcgatcgaagattagagacgccgccgcgtttgccaaggaaagtaagataaggtgggccggacacgtgatgcgctttaacgacaaccgttgcaccagagccgtgagcgactgggttccccgccatattaagcgcactacaggaagaccgccgacccgatggtcagatttcttcacgaagtccttcaaagaaaaatatgatgctcttcgtgttccacgcgaaaggaggaactactgggctactctggcacacAATCAGgtcaaatggaagaattactggcgcccgctcgactagttcgaagaccaacgggagtcaaggtaatcaaggtaatcatcgttgagaaaaaataaacccGAAAGAAAATTCGATGTCAGGATGTTGTAACGATgaactcctttcttttttctggataatgttATTCAGCACCTTTTTGATAATGCTACTAAATGCCAGCTGAAGAAGACGATCGCTGTGACGAAAATGCAGGAAATAAGAAGATGCCGAGAGTTTAGCACATCAACATGCTGGCTAGGAGCTGCGTAGCAAGTTCAGATCAAGTCGTAATCGGCTACAACACTCCTTTAAATGTTTAGACGCTAAGGTTTCGAAAACCCAAGACTTCAAACGTTAGGCTCATCAGATGTATCAGAAACAGGACTTTTCGAATGATTCGCAAGCGATTGGTTCACGTTACTAGTCGGATGATCATTCATATCGGTCGCAGCTGCTTAGTTGTGTGCTGCAATCTAACATATCCAAGAAAACAGTTCAAGTGCTCAGCGAATGGCTCATGTAATTTAAAACGAAATCACACTAGGCGGCTCCGATCAGTAATATCGGTCACGTTCTACGGATCACTCCACAAGGATTCCTTCCTCTGTTTCACTCGTACATATTTGTATTGAGAGAGCGACTTACCGCTCATCTCGTCAAGCATGTAGTCAACCGCAGCCATATTGTCGTGATACCAGATGCCCATCCCAAATGTTCTGTCGCAGAATCTACAAAAATGAATCTTAACAACAATAGAAGAAGAACCTTCTTACAATACCCTGAAAATATGATTTATTTCTCGGTGTTGTTGAGATGTTATAGAGTTGCCTGTCGGTTAAGTTAGTACACGGCCTCGACAACAGGCTCAGTAACGCTAATGCCGAGCTCAAGTGCTCCGTCAGATCCTGTGTCGAGATCGACGCTGGGTTTTGCAGCAACACAACAAGCCCCCATTTCACGCGTATGGATGATAAGTGATAGCACTTTCTTGAGAACGCTCACCTGTTAATCACGATGAAGGTTGGATCGCTGGAGTTTACTACGTATGTGATGGTCTTCGCCTTTCCCGCTGGGATTACCGCACAGTTGAGTTCGGTGAGAGAAGGTGCCTTCTCGTCCGGAGTCCAGTAGAGCTCTATCGGGATCGGATCGAAAGGAATGTTGAGACGTTCCCTGAAAGTTTCCAGTCGGACAATATGTCAGATTATGCAGTAGTTACGGTGAAAATAATTCGAAATGTTAACAAATTTAGAAAACTCCTTCTCGACAAAGAAAGACAAATTAATGAAAACTTGAAATGCGTTCCTGGATGAGCAATGAGAAGATGTAACAGGAGTATCCTTCTTAGAAGACACTTCAATGCAGATTTTTCAAGCCGTGGGGATATTGTGAATGGGTTCATAATTATTAGGTTGTTCAGAAAGGAAATACCGTTTTGTTTGCCTAGAACATTTCTtctaagtagttttttttacaatgactCTGCATTCATTAACAGAAGTGTTCGCTGGTACTACTATTTATATAGCTTCAATAGTTTAAGTTTCTTCTATgcaggaattttttgaaagtaacaAGCCGAAAGTAGTGAGCACGTCCTTGCTTATTTTGCAACGTCAAAGGCTAGGAGAGAAAACTGCCAGCGAAGCTTGCCCCGAGCAATACTTTGAGCCATTGGCGAACGTTAATATTGGATTTCGTTGCAGCACTTTCAGAAATGGAGATGAGATCCAGGAAGCGCGGAACGCTGGTCAGGGCTGGTTGGTACTGATGATCAGAGGAAAACAGTACACTCTATAGACCATGAAAAACTACTCGTttgcttggtttttttttcaattcttcttttactAGAGCCCGACGGCTGAACTAGAGTAGTTGAATTAGCCGAACCAATACCATTCCTCCGCCAGAACATTCGCAGGCCACGAAAATTACCCGAGAGAAAATCGAAGAGTTGGACCAGGAAGTCCACCGTTACCTTCCATACATTCTACACCTAGAGTGGTAAGCttaatatttcagaaaaaaattaatatgagCAATCGTACTCTTAttagaagaggaagaagagaagaagaacagcGAGGGGATGTGAAACTGGACCAAATTTTTCATAGTCGTAGCCGGGCGAGTTCTTCAAAGAGAGCATATTTGACGTGTTATCCGCCACAAAAAAGACAGCTCCGCGTTCCACTGGAGATAAGGTtgcctatttttttaatgttctgactcagacaggagtgttctcgtttttctcctttcttttggTTTAGTGtatctgaataaataaatgtattctTTGCGTGGACAATGACGAGAGGCACTGATGGATATGGAAAAGATCAGTTGCACAAAGCTACTGCAGAACGAAATAGGCGAGGAGCCAGCTCGTGAGAGCAACAGCAGGCGGTCGCACTTCCCATCCGATTTCGGCAATCTCCTTGCCAGTCGGCTTCGCAACATGAGGATGAATGTTGTAGTGAAGTAGAGAGACATTATTGCACCTCTGGCCTTTCTGGCAGATATTTTCGAGCAACTTCTGGAGCTGAGTACCACACACCTTAGCATGCCTTACGGATGCAACAGAAAGGAATTTGCTCTGAAGCATTCTCTGGCAAAGCAGCAGCAAAGCAAATTCTCCTGAGGCGGGGCCATTTTTGGGCTTTTTTCGAGGTAATCAGTAGCAGGGGAGCCACTGGCGATGTCGCGTGTGCCTGACATGGAGGGCCCAACTCTCGTTCTCAGTAACGACATCCTCGAGTAATCCTTCCTGTGTGTGCGGAGAAGCAACTCCTCACAGACACTGGTCCTTGACGCTTTTCCGATTCACGAGTTCAAAATCGAAAGTGGTTCACGATCGATTTTTGTTTGCACCGAAGCGCGCCGTCTCTCTGAATGGCAGTAGACCGTGCAGAGCGAAGTAAGTGTTGGAACGATGTTCCCTCTGACCGAAAGCACTGATAACAACGATGGAGCGAGATTGGGATTCGGTTTCTTTTGAACGCATTAGAACGCAGCGCAGGTGTTGGCGGCAGCACTTATCGTACTATGGCTAGAGGAACTTATAGTAGACGGCAGCTCATAGATGGCTTTGGTCAATTGGAGCTATGGTTGCAGATAAATGCTCACCCATATACCGTTCGAGGTAAAGCTTCGAGAATCTTCTACCATACTCTAACATGGAATCATTCTTGGAGGGTTTCTGAGAAAACctagaaaaataaggatattTTTCCCCCAACCCAATACTTCTCCATTTTCGCATGCAGTCTACAATTTAAAGGCTAAAGTGAAGAAGACAGATGATTTAACGTCATTTCATTTAACCCCTCTAGAGTGTTTGACAAGTTGAATCACACTGAGACGCCTCTTAAGCTCGAAACCTAATGAATTCGTAGACTACCGTGTAGCtagttaaaataatattttaggGAGATCACATGGTTCTAAACATCCGCTATAATTATTCAAAACTACAAGCCTTGTAGAAAGAAGAGCCGCAAGCGCAACTTGTGCCATCATATCTACTTTTTCTGCCTCAAACTGCTGATCTAATAACTATCTGAAGAGACACAAATTCGAATGTTGGAAAAACCTGAACTACAAATATTCTTCGACATCAAGATTTACCTCTCACTTCAATGAATTCCTTGAAGACTCCTCTTGCGTTGTTTGACTATTTTTCTCTGTGAAACCTCGCCGAAGGAGAaagctttcctttttctactaTCAATTCATTGGTCAAAAATCCAACACCAAGATCAAATTAAGGCACTCAGAGTGATCGCTGATAAATGGCGGATTCTTTCGACTTATTTCGACCCGGACGTCAAAGAATGTCCCGATGTTGTCTCTTTCCAGCAGGTTGTAATCGCGTATGGTGGAAAAAATACCCTTCCAGTGCGTTATAATGAAACATGTGTTCTATTGTTTcgaaaatatacaaaaataatatggAGTCCATCATTGAAAATCAACATTAAGATGGTAAAAAATACTCAAAAATTGTCGTTAGGCTTTTAAAAGTGATTCCTGACCTAAGATACACCTAACCGCTTTCTTCCTATAAATCTCGTCTTAGTGGTCTATAATCAAAGAGTTTAAAATACTGAGTAATTAACGATTTAAGATTGTGCTTCCGTATATTACAGATGGAAGTGTAGCTGAGGGCGAGTAGGTGTTAGATTGCTTTACCAAATAGTTTCACCATGCGCGATcctaaacttgaaaaaaaaatacttggcACACTCGTTAACTATTTCACCATTAGGATAAAGCGATAGGCTGATTCATTTCTTGTGTTTAATCTAAAcctctgtttatttttatttactatcaGAAGTGAGAGTAAACCATAACGTTCGGTATTTTTGGACAGTATGATCGAATTTTATGTCTAACAATGACTTCCTGCTATACACTGCGTAACTGTTACGCCACACTTCACGGTCCTTGAGTAATGAGCTCATCCTGGATTGAGCTGGTCATCCAAATTTGCCCTTTCCATTGAAACATTCTGGCTTTCAAAAGGAACGTTGCGTTCTCATCTTTGCTGGCGCCGGACCTACCTGACTACCCCACTCAAAAATGTGTAAGAAGTACGCCACACACTTCTTGCTTTAGGAATCATGAGTGGAATTATTGTCTGTTTTGTATGTTTCCTATTTATAGCACACATTCAGGTGTATTCAGATGaattagaacaaaaagaagtgtAGGGTAAAGGTCTGCAACCTCTTTTCTCATGAGCAACCCACGAAGGTACTTTGCTTAAACGCATACCGACACATCCCGTCACCATTCGAGTCTACCAACGTGCCTCCCCAATGCATAGGAATGTTTTCGGCCTTGGCGTACTGGAAATGGCAGTCATAAGTGAAGCGAACGAGTCCGGACCAGAAAGCGACGGCTGACCTTTTGAATAAGACCTCTCCAGTCACTGTTTGTTGTGCAGATCTTCACCTTGTTGCGAGTTCGTTCAGGGATCAAAGGGGCAACGGCCTAAACGGACTGACTTCATTCACTCTATACAGAATATGACTAAGGAACAGCACCTTCCAGAGTAAGCTCATGAAAGAAGGCGCATTGACGATAAACATTTGGGAAATCCATTCTGGGTAGTTCGTGTAAACAGATGCCCAAAGTATACGATATGGTCCTGAAGAAGAAGATGGATAACCTTGAATCAACAATTTCGCATGCTTATATCAATGCAGTAGTTTTGTGTTAATGCGAGAAAAGACGACAATTCGATTTACCTAATATAGACACATCGATCGACCTGTTCGCACGAAATTCGccaaaacaaatttctgaGTGATAGCAATCAGCGTTTATGGTTGATTTAATTAGGTGGCATACAAGAACGAGTTTGAGCTGTGTTCCAAGTCCTTCACAGCGCAGTAACACTAATTCAAAATAGTACCTTTATCACCAGCGATCTCAGTAGCCAAGTGAGCAATTGACGTCCGCAGTGCAGGTTCTTTATTCTAAGAGCTGTTCAAGACTAGAAGTGAGACCAACACCTCGACAAAACTGTGGCTAGCAAAGTTCTCTGGCTAGCTCTCTGGTTGATGAGGCTGGTTATCCGATGGCGCTGATTTTGTTTAACGGGTTTGTGGCACTGTTCTGATTTCCTCAGTTCCTCGATGACATAGCTTTGGAGCAAGGAAGTAGAGCAAACGCGGCCAGTAGCAGAAAAAGAAGCCCGCATTAAAGTTCTTAAATTAAAGGCACTACGACTGCTGTCTTAGCTCCAGTCGTCCAGCTCTACCGCTGCGGTTAATTCCGGTCTATCACGGTTGAATCCCAACAAAGGAAGTGTTAGACGTCAGACGTTCTAGTTTCGCGTGCCTACCTGTGACAATGCTCAGCAGA
This is a stretch of genomic DNA from Necator americanus strain Aroian chromosome II, whole genome shotgun sequence. It encodes these proteins:
- a CDS encoding hypothetical protein (NECATOR_CHRII.G6108.T1), which encodes MGLGCPIHAERNEHIRMHQLRLSGPGTEHDERPDPRAGQEETSGLGSVQEHRGCSEEDQEHPAPCSPLQQTVLPALTYASETWAFRKQEENAVSVIERAIERVMLGVSRFTQVRDGIRSSLLRQRSKIRDAAAFAKESKIRWAGHVMRFNDNRCTRAVSDWVPRHIKRTTGRPPTRWSDFFTKSFKEKYDALRVPRERRNYWATLAHNQVKWKNYWRPLD
- a CDS encoding hypothetical protein (NECATOR_CHRII.G6109.T1); its protein translation is MNKQEAHAVEQLRRENSDLLTASYGTDYNILRWAQGYGFDLEEASAQLRRHLKFRNFYDLDNAEQIQEHEILKKYFPIGLVGETGQDNTLLVIECAGRIDLVGILKSVQLSDFLVQRFRLQEKMLNAMKTLEEKSGEQASVIYILDLDGLKFDASLLSIVTGPYRILWASVYTNYPEWISQMFIVNAPSFMSLLWKAVAPLIPERTRNKVKICTTNSDWRGLIQKYAKAENIPMHWGGTLVDSNGDGMCRERLNIPFDPIPIELYWTPDEKAPSLTELNCAVIPAGKAKTITYVVNSSDPTFIVINRFCDRTFGMGIWYHDNMAAVDYMLDEMSAAATDMNDHPTSNVNQSLANHSKSPVSDTSDEPNV
- a CDS encoding hypothetical protein (NECATOR_CHRII.G6109.T2) encodes the protein MNKQEAHAVEQLRRENSDLLTASYGTDYNILRWAQGYGFDLEEASAQLRRHLKFRNFYDLDNAEQIQEHEILKKYFPIGLVGETGQDNTLLVIECAGRIDLVGILKSVQLSDFLVQRFRLQEKMLNAMKTLEEKSGEQASVIYILDLDGLKFDASLLSIVTGPYRILWASVYTNYPEWISQMFIVNAPSFMSLLWKAVAPLIPERTRNKVKICTTNSDWRGLIQKYAKAENIPMHWGGTLVDSNGDGMCRERLNIPFDPIPIELYWTPDEKAPSLTELNCAVIPAGKAKTITYVVNSSDPTFIVINRFCDRTFGMGIWYHDNMAAVDYMLDEMSGKSLSQYKYVRVKQRKESLWSDP
- a CDS encoding hypothetical protein (NECATOR_CHRII.G6106.T1), with amino-acid sequence MKAESFKTIKRRLSLQTLELIRQRGAARAAGNKELTSELARLCREAIKEDLKERRAEVLAEAAEEGKSIRYARRDFASRKTRMTALRNPKGTAITSRRGMEKIIYDFYSDLFDSHVHLPPHHLREDGQVILEVLPSEIRHAIMSVRNRTAPGPDRIRPEHLKSLPPGLINTLARLFTRYLSECQVPKQWKTSKTVLLYKIGRST
- a CDS encoding hypothetical protein (NECATOR_CHRII.G6108.T2), yielding MHRCSAESTKDDVHAERMGLGCPIHAERNEHIRMHQLRLSGPGTEHDERPDPRAGQEETSGLGSVQEHRGCSEEDQEHPAPCSPLQQTVLPALTYASETWAFRKQEENAVSVIERAIERVMLGVSRFTQVRDGIRSSLLRQRSKIRDAAAFAKESKIRWAGHVMRFNDNRCTRAVSDWVPRHIKRTTGRPPTRWSDFFTKSFKEKYDALRVPRERRNYWATLAHNQVKWKNYWRPLD
- a CDS encoding hypothetical protein (NECATOR_CHRII.G6107.T1); translated protein: MPLCLTFIDLKKVFDSVETEAVVKALDNQGVPTQYIKILRELYSNFTTGISPFYKNIIIDVKRGVRQGDTISPKIFTATLENAMRKLEWDDMGVKVDGRQLHYMRFADDIVLITPSISRNEC
- a CDS encoding hypothetical protein (NECATOR_CHRII.G6105.T1), whose protein sequence is MAICTYNARTLASEAAIEDLIMQAKKIKYDVIGLTETRRRHPLNAVYETGEELFLGTCDSRGVGGVGVFVNTSMAKNIDSFEQLTTRIGRLRMRRCGPTPALTIFVAYAPTSSYEEVEVEAF